Proteins encoded within one genomic window of Candidatus Zixiibacteriota bacterium:
- a CDS encoding PLP-dependent aminotransferase family protein has translation MNKVCTDKWPLVDHVVSMETSVIREILKFSSQPGVISFAGGLPAPELFPLEDLKQAMIDTIDKYGASSVQYSLSMGHPLLRELIAKRETIRGVQSAQENIIITSGGQQAIELLARAFVGPGDYIITENPTYVGALQAFSYYQAKYAPVKMDSEGMLMDELEEKIKKYHPKLIYTISNFQNPTGITMSLKRRHQLVDIATKYNIPVFDDNPYGDIRFTGQPQPPLKSIGGDAVIAIGTFSKTIAPGFRIGWMNGPKDIIPVFEKVKQCTDLHTSTFSQLVLFEYINAGKAEPHVEKIKADYLTKRDIMISAMREHFPEGCTWTEPEGGLFLWVTVPKHVSTKELLPKAIEQKVAFVYGQPFFPDGSGKNTMRLNYSNATHEGIVEGIKRLAKLFKDNI, from the coding sequence ATGAACAAAGTCTGCACGGATAAGTGGCCGCTGGTCGATCACGTGGTCTCCATGGAGACTTCTGTTATACGTGAAATTCTGAAATTCTCATCCCAGCCGGGAGTGATTTCATTTGCCGGAGGTTTGCCGGCGCCGGAACTGTTTCCTTTAGAAGATCTTAAGCAAGCCATGATTGATACCATCGACAAGTATGGAGCTTCGTCGGTTCAGTATTCACTTTCAATGGGTCACCCGCTTCTGCGGGAATTGATTGCCAAGCGTGAAACCATTCGCGGAGTGCAATCCGCCCAGGAGAACATCATCATTACCAGTGGCGGACAGCAGGCGATTGAGCTGCTGGCTCGTGCGTTCGTAGGCCCCGGTGATTATATCATCACCGAAAATCCTACTTACGTCGGCGCTTTGCAGGCCTTTTCGTACTACCAGGCTAAATACGCCCCGGTGAAGATGGACTCCGAAGGCATGTTGATGGATGAACTGGAAGAGAAGATCAAGAAGTATCATCCGAAATTGATTTACACGATTTCAAACTTCCAGAACCCGACCGGTATTACGATGTCGTTGAAACGCCGGCACCAATTGGTGGATATTGCCACCAAGTACAACATCCCGGTCTTCGACGATAATCCATACGGAGATATCCGTTTCACCGGCCAGCCGCAACCGCCGCTCAAATCCATTGGCGGCGATGCCGTGATTGCCATTGGAACTTTCTCCAAAACCATCGCTCCCGGTTTCCGTATCGGCTGGATGAACGGCCCGAAGGATATCATTCCGGTATTCGAGAAAGTCAAGCAGTGTACTGACCTGCATACGAGTACTTTCTCTCAGTTGGTGCTGTTCGAGTACATCAATGCCGGTAAGGCGGAGCCGCATGTGGAGAAGATCAAGGCGGATTATCTGACCAAGCGGGATATTATGATCTCGGCCATGCGAGAGCATTTCCCCGAAGGCTGCACCTGGACCGAGCCGGAAGGCGGTCTTTTCCTGTGGGTGACCGTTCCCAAGCACGTGTCGACCAAGGAATTATTGCCCAAGGCTATCGAGCAGAAGGTGGCTTTTGTATACGGTCAGCCGTTCTTCCCGGACGGGTCCGGTAAGAATACGATGCGTCTCAACTATTCCAATGCCACTCACGAGGGAATCGTGGAAGGCATTAAGCGGTTGGCGAAATTGTTCAAGGACAATATCTAA
- the dapF gene encoding diaminopimelate epimerase gives MQVHFIKYQALGNDFLVINRSDLRFPAMRRGEFARAICDRNRGVGADGILLLTASRRADISIDLYNSDGSPAEKSGNGLRSVVFHLHRNDRRRRQFSLEMGGEVHQARVISCRRHGAMIRTELGQPTFEAKAVPVKVRSRYLINAPLKLGGVSIPVTCLSVGNPHTVLLVDNFDFEWEELGAAIEFDSHFPNQTNVEFVKVISRSCIQVADWERGAGATGSSGTGAAASVCACVMLGVADRKCEVQFENGSLHVDWKKTGDIIELVGPVEIATSGEFYY, from the coding sequence ATGCAAGTCCATTTTATCAAATACCAGGCTCTTGGTAACGATTTCCTCGTTATCAACCGGTCTGATCTTAGGTTTCCGGCGATGCGCCGGGGTGAATTCGCTCGGGCTATATGTGACCGCAATCGTGGAGTTGGCGCCGACGGTATCCTTTTACTTACGGCCAGTCGCAGAGCCGATATCTCGATTGACCTGTATAACTCCGACGGCAGTCCCGCTGAAAAATCCGGGAACGGATTGCGTTCAGTGGTCTTTCATTTACACCGGAATGATCGGCGTCGAAGGCAGTTCAGTCTGGAAATGGGGGGCGAGGTTCATCAGGCCAGGGTTATTAGCTGTCGCCGGCACGGTGCAATGATCCGCACCGAACTGGGGCAACCCACGTTTGAGGCAAAAGCAGTACCGGTCAAAGTGCGCTCGAGGTACCTTATCAACGCTCCGTTAAAATTAGGCGGGGTATCCATTCCGGTTACCTGCCTGTCGGTGGGGAATCCGCATACGGTGCTACTCGTCGATAACTTCGATTTTGAATGGGAAGAACTCGGCGCAGCTATCGAATTCGATTCACATTTCCCGAATCAAACCAATGTGGAATTTGTTAAGGTGATAAGCCGTTCCTGCATACAAGTAGCCGACTGGGAACGAGGCGCCGGAGCGACCGGTTCTTCCGGTACCGGTGCCGCCGCTTCGGTATGTGCTTGTGTCATGCTGGGAGTAGCCGACCGTAAATGTGAAGTACAATTCGAGAACGGTTCGCTGCATGTCGACTGGAAAAAGACCGGTGACATCATAGAACTGGTTGGGCCGGTGGAAATAGCGACCTCGGGAGAATTTTATTACTGA